In Desulfofundulus kuznetsovii DSM 6115, the following are encoded in one genomic region:
- the rplL gene encoding 50S ribosomal protein L7/L12: protein MSKVNEILEAVKSLTVLELAELVKKFEEEFGVSAAAPVAVAAAPVAAGPAAAPAAEEEQTEFDVILTAVGDKKINVIKVVREITGLGLKEAKEVVDNVPKPIKEKVSKEEAESIKAKLEEQGATVEIK from the coding sequence ATGTCCAAGGTAAATGAAATTCTCGAAGCCGTAAAAAGCCTGACCGTATTAGAGCTGGCTGAACTGGTGAAAAAATTTGAAGAGGAGTTTGGCGTGAGCGCTGCCGCGCCCGTGGCCGTGGCCGCTGCCCCGGTAGCTGCGGGTCCTGCAGCCGCCCCGGCAGCCGAGGAAGAACAAACTGAATTTGACGTCATTCTAACCGCCGTGGGCGACAAGAAAATCAACGTGATCAAAGTGGTGCGGGAGATCACCGGCCTGGGCTTGAAAGAAGCCAAGGAAGTGGTGGATAACGTTCCCAAGCCCATTAAGGAAAAGGTCAGCAAGGAAGAGGCCGAGTCCATCAAGGCCAAGCTGGAAGAGCAGGGCGCTACGGTGGAAATCAAGTAA
- the rplJ gene encoding 50S ribosomal protein L10, with product MPTREEKQAILAELTEKFRTSKAAVLTNFRGLDVASMTKVRRRLRESGSELKVAKNTLTRLAANEAGLEGLDPYLEGPTAIAFGYEDPVAPAKVLAELAREFKQLEIKAGILEGKVIDVEGVRRLADLPSREVLLARVAGGIQAPLYGFAGALQGLLRNLVYVLEAIRKQKAGEATT from the coding sequence ATGCCTACCAGGGAAGAAAAACAAGCCATACTGGCGGAATTGACGGAGAAGTTTCGGACCAGCAAAGCAGCCGTTCTGACCAACTTTCGCGGCCTTGATGTCGCATCCATGACCAAAGTGCGCCGGCGTCTCAGGGAGTCGGGCAGTGAGCTAAAAGTGGCTAAAAACACCCTGACCCGCCTGGCGGCCAATGAGGCGGGTTTAGAGGGGTTGGACCCTTATCTGGAGGGGCCCACGGCCATTGCCTTTGGTTACGAGGATCCTGTGGCCCCGGCCAAGGTTCTTGCCGAGCTTGCCCGGGAGTTTAAGCAACTGGAAATAAAGGCCGGCATACTGGAAGGCAAGGTCATCGATGTGGAAGGGGTTCGCCGCCTGGCCGACCTGCCCTCCCGGGAGGTCCTGCTGGCCAGGGTGGCGGGTGGCATCCAGGCTCCCCTGTACGGTTTCGCCGGCGCATTGCAGGGCCTCCTGCGCAACCTGGTCTATGTACTGGAAGCCATCCGTAAACAAAAGGCCGGAGAAGCAACTACCTGA
- the rplA gene encoding 50S ribosomal protein L1 — protein MPRHGKKYLDAARKVDRSKLYDPAEALALVKEMASAKFDETVEVAVKLGVDPRHADQQVRGAVVLPHGTGKTRTVLVFAKGEKAREAEEAGADFVGAEDMVAKIQQEGWLGFDVAVATPDMMSLVGRLGRILGPRGLMPNPKTGTVTFDVAQAVKEVKAGKIEYRVDKAGIIHAPIGKVSFDVEKLTENLRTLVEQLIRVKPAAAKGQYIKGITVSSTMGPGVKVNHLKVTA, from the coding sequence ATGCCGCGACATGGCAAAAAGTATTTAGATGCAGCCAGGAAAGTGGATCGGTCCAAGCTTTACGATCCCGCTGAGGCCCTTGCCCTGGTTAAAGAAATGGCTTCGGCTAAATTTGACGAGACGGTGGAAGTGGCCGTAAAGCTGGGGGTAGACCCCCGGCACGCCGATCAGCAGGTACGGGGAGCGGTAGTTTTACCCCATGGCACCGGCAAGACGAGGACCGTGCTGGTCTTTGCCAAGGGGGAAAAGGCCAGGGAGGCCGAGGAAGCCGGTGCGGATTTTGTTGGGGCTGAGGATATGGTAGCCAAGATCCAGCAAGAGGGATGGCTGGGTTTTGACGTAGCCGTTGCCACCCCCGACATGATGAGCCTGGTCGGACGCCTGGGCCGGATTCTGGGCCCCCGGGGCCTGATGCCCAACCCCAAAACGGGTACGGTCACCTTTGATGTTGCCCAGGCGGTTAAAGAAGTGAAAGCGGGTAAGATTGAATACCGGGTGGATAAGGCCGGTATAATCCACGCCCCCATCGGCAAAGTGTCCTTTGACGTGGAAAAGCTGACCGAAAACCTGCGCACCCTGGTGGAGCAGTTGATCCGGGTCAAGCCGGCCGCCGCAAAAGGCCAGTACATCAAGGGCATCACTGTTTCCTCCACCATGGGGCCGGGAGTAAAGGTTAACCACCTGAAGGTTACCGCCTGA
- the rplK gene encoding 50S ribosomal protein L11 gives MAKRVAAVIKLQVPAGKATPAPPVGPALGQHGVNIMAFVKEFNERTAAQAGLIIPVEITVFEDRSFTFICKTPPAAVLLKKACGIETASGEPNRKKVARIPLSKVREIAETKMQDLNANDIEAAIRMIKGTARSMGIEVVEG, from the coding sequence ATGGCGAAAAGAGTAGCTGCGGTGATCAAGCTGCAAGTCCCGGCAGGAAAAGCCACCCCTGCACCGCCGGTTGGTCCCGCCCTGGGTCAACACGGTGTGAATATTATGGCCTTCGTTAAGGAATTTAACGAACGTACGGCTGCCCAGGCCGGTCTAATCATTCCGGTGGAAATAACCGTTTTTGAGGATCGCAGCTTCACCTTTATCTGTAAGACACCGCCGGCTGCGGTACTGCTAAAGAAGGCCTGCGGTATTGAGACTGCCTCCGGTGAACCCAACCGGAAAAAGGTAGCCAGGATTCCCCTGTCCAAAGTGCGGGAGATTGCCGAAACAAAGATGCAGGATCTCAATGCCAATGATATCGAGGCCGCCATCCGCATGATTAAGGGGACGGCCAGGAGCATGGGCATCGAAGTAGTGGAAGGCTAG
- the nusG gene encoding transcription termination/antitermination protein NusG — protein MSEKGEKHWYVVHTYSGYENKVKANLEKRIESMNMEEKIFRILVPMEDEVEIKDGKKKIVKKKIYPGYVLVEMIMTDDSWYVVRNTPGVTGFVGSGSRPIPLTDEEAMQIIGKTLSDTPRPRLDLNVKERVRVTSGPFENFEGIIEEIDPDKGKLKVMISMFGRETPVELDFSQVEKI, from the coding sequence ATGAGTGAAAAGGGTGAAAAGCACTGGTACGTGGTTCATACCTATTCCGGGTATGAGAACAAGGTAAAGGCGAACCTGGAAAAGCGGATCGAATCCATGAACATGGAGGAAAAAATCTTCCGTATCCTCGTCCCCATGGAGGACGAGGTGGAGATAAAAGACGGCAAGAAAAAAATCGTTAAGAAAAAAATCTACCCCGGTTATGTGCTGGTGGAAATGATCATGACCGACGATTCCTGGTATGTGGTGCGCAATACCCCCGGCGTAACCGGTTTTGTCGGTTCTGGTTCCAGGCCCATTCCCCTGACCGACGAAGAGGCCATGCAGATAATCGGCAAGACTTTGTCCGATACCCCGCGCCCGCGGCTGGACCTGAACGTGAAGGAGCGCGTACGGGTTACTTCCGGTCCCTTTGAGAATTTTGAAGGCATTATTGAAGAAATAGATCCGGATAAGGGAAAGCTCAAAGTAATGATCTCCATGTTTGGCCGGGAAACTCCGGTGGAATTGGATTTTTCCCAGGTGGAAAAGATATAG
- the secE gene encoding preprotein translocase subunit SecE, protein MAPLRGLIKRDGSRNEVAVRDGARAVKKPEKRLVMKKEKVNRLEQVSKYFRGVYSELKKVHWPNRREVVTYTGVVLVAVTIVGILIWIFDSLLSRLLQFIIK, encoded by the coding sequence ATGGCACCATTGAGAGGACTGATCAAAAGGGACGGTTCGCGAAACGAAGTGGCGGTTCGCGACGGAGCCAGGGCAGTTAAGAAGCCCGAAAAAAGGCTCGTGATGAAAAAGGAGAAGGTGAACCGCCTGGAACAGGTTAGTAAATATTTTCGCGGGGTCTACAGCGAACTGAAAAAGGTTCACTGGCCTAACCGGCGGGAGGTTGTTACTTACACTGGTGTGGTGCTGGTGGCCGTCACCATCGTTGGCATTCTGATCTGGATTTTCGATTCGCTTTTAAGCCGGCTGCTGCAGTTTATCATTAAATAA
- the rpmG gene encoding 50S ribosomal protein L33, with the protein MRVSVTLACTECKRRNYTTTKNKKNDPNRLELKKYCKYCHTHTLHKETR; encoded by the coding sequence ATGCGGGTTAGTGTTACTCTGGCCTGCACGGAATGCAAACGCCGGAACTACACCACCACAAAGAACAAGAAAAATGATCCCAACCGGCTCGAATTGAAAAAGTACTGCAAGTACTGTCACACCCATACCCTCCACAAGGAAACCCGTTAG
- the tuf gene encoding elongation factor Tu → MAKAKFERTKPHVNVGTIGHVDHGKTTLTAAITTVLATVGRAQVKKYEEIDNAPEERERGITINTAHVEYETEKRHYAHVDCPGHADYVKNMITGAAQMDGAILVVSAADGPMPQTREHILLARQVGVPYIVVYMNKADMVDDAELLELVEMEVRELLSTYEFPGDDVPVITGSALKALECGCGKRECEWCKSIWELMDAVDEYIPTPQRDIDKPFLMPIEDVFSITGRGTVVTGRVERGTVKVGDEVEIVGLMEKPKKTVVTGVEMFRKILDRGEAGDNIGCLLRGIERKEVERGMVLAKPGSIKPHTHFSAEVYVLTKEEGGRHTPFFNGYRPQFYFRTTDVTGTITLPEGVEMVMPGDNVRLEIKLITPIAIEEGLRFAIREGGRTVGAGVVTQIIE, encoded by the coding sequence ATGGCCAAGGCCAAATTTGAGCGGACGAAACCCCACGTAAACGTAGGGACCATTGGACACGTTGACCACGGGAAGACCACTTTGACGGCAGCCATCACCACGGTGCTGGCCACGGTGGGCAGGGCGCAGGTGAAGAAATACGAAGAGATCGACAACGCTCCGGAAGAGCGGGAGCGTGGGATTACCATTAACACGGCCCACGTGGAATACGAGACGGAGAAGAGGCACTATGCCCACGTGGACTGTCCGGGTCACGCGGACTACGTGAAGAACATGATCACGGGTGCGGCCCAGATGGACGGTGCGATTCTGGTGGTATCGGCGGCGGACGGTCCCATGCCCCAGACGCGGGAGCACATATTGCTGGCCCGGCAGGTGGGTGTGCCCTACATTGTGGTGTACATGAACAAGGCGGACATGGTGGACGACGCGGAACTTCTGGAACTGGTGGAGATGGAAGTGCGGGAACTTCTGTCCACCTACGAATTTCCCGGGGACGACGTGCCGGTGATCACCGGTTCGGCGTTAAAGGCACTGGAATGCGGCTGCGGGAAGCGGGAGTGCGAATGGTGCAAATCGATCTGGGAACTGATGGACGCGGTGGACGAATACATTCCGACGCCGCAGCGTGACATTGACAAGCCCTTCCTGATGCCCATAGAGGACGTGTTCAGCATCACCGGTCGCGGTACGGTGGTGACGGGGCGTGTAGAGCGTGGCACGGTGAAGGTAGGGGACGAAGTAGAGATCGTGGGTTTGATGGAAAAGCCGAAGAAGACGGTGGTCACGGGCGTGGAGATGTTCCGGAAGATCCTGGACCGTGGGGAAGCCGGGGACAACATTGGGTGTCTGCTGCGGGGTATCGAGCGGAAGGAAGTGGAGCGGGGGATGGTGCTGGCGAAGCCCGGGAGCATCAAGCCGCACACCCACTTCAGCGCGGAGGTATACGTGCTGACGAAGGAAGAAGGTGGGCGGCACACGCCGTTCTTTAACGGGTACCGGCCGCAGTTTTACTTCCGGACGACGGACGTGACGGGGACGATAACGCTGCCTGAAGGTGTGGAGATGGTGATGCCCGGGGACAACGTTCGGCTGGAGATCAAGCTGATCACCCCCATTGCCATTGAAGAAGGGCTGCGCTTCGCCATCCGGGAAGGTGGCCGTACCGTCGGAGCCGGCGTGGTCACCCAGATTATTGAGTAA
- the pdaA gene encoding delta-lactam-biosynthetic de-N-acetylase: protein MSRYVLAGVAVLMVIVAGGFYAGKVYLEAENTRSTTTKVYSSKPAEETTAAKLPPSPVTKNEVKGQPAENVKKSTTGNTRTASTTASLSNVRRGWGIKRNDNHQQPEMPKAIRDTLARYDAYWIGSPGEKVLYLTFDEGYENGYTPKILDILKANNVKAAFFVTGHYVKTQPELVKRMAAEGHIVGNHTMNHPSLPDISDEEIKKELQSVEELFTKLTGKKMKYLRPPKGEYSERTLAVTRQLGYYNIFWSLALVDWVPMPGGPQEAYQSVMDNLHNGAVILLHAVSRDNTEALDRILKDARARGYTFKTLDDLVAKKS, encoded by the coding sequence TTGTCCAGATATGTCTTAGCGGGCGTGGCGGTTTTAATGGTGATAGTTGCCGGTGGATTCTACGCCGGCAAAGTATATCTGGAAGCGGAAAATACCAGGTCCACTACCACGAAAGTCTATTCTTCCAAACCCGCAGAGGAAACAACAGCCGCAAAACTGCCCCCTTCACCGGTGACGAAAAATGAGGTGAAGGGTCAACCCGCAGAAAATGTAAAAAAGTCCACCACCGGTAATACCCGGACCGCCTCAACCACTGCCTCCTTATCCAACGTACGCCGCGGTTGGGGCATTAAACGCAACGACAACCACCAGCAACCGGAAATGCCCAAGGCAATCCGCGACACCCTGGCCCGGTATGACGCCTACTGGATTGGCAGTCCCGGTGAAAAGGTGCTTTACCTGACCTTTGACGAAGGTTATGAAAACGGCTACACACCTAAAATACTGGACATTCTCAAAGCCAACAACGTCAAAGCCGCCTTCTTTGTGACCGGGCATTACGTCAAAACCCAGCCGGAGCTGGTCAAGCGTATGGCGGCTGAAGGGCACATCGTGGGCAACCACACCATGAACCATCCCAGCCTGCCCGATATCAGCGACGAGGAGATCAAGAAAGAACTGCAATCGGTGGAAGAACTTTTCACAAAGCTGACGGGGAAGAAGATGAAATACCTGCGCCCGCCCAAGGGGGAATACAGTGAACGCACCCTGGCCGTAACCAGACAACTGGGATATTACAATATTTTCTGGAGCCTGGCCCTGGTGGACTGGGTACCCATGCCCGGCGGTCCCCAGGAAGCCTACCAGTCGGTAATGGATAACCTGCACAACGGGGCGGTAATATTGCTGCACGCCGTATCCAGGGACAACACCGAAGCCCTGGACCGCATCCTTAAAGATGCCAGAGCCCGGGGGTACACCTTTAAGACGCTGGATGATCTGGTTGCGAAAAAATCTTAG
- a CDS encoding rhodanese-like domain-containing protein: MKKLFAMLLGCLFLVLVTTAWVLAAEKSVRVVVDGQDLAVFPPPIISENRVFLPLRALAEAIGADLEWDMVNRTVFINTSSGKGERYLQGLFGQVPGSPDITRNLISAAELLDVLDDDRDGDLVDYRSGHSGGDNIANDPLVVDVRARWFYDFAHIPGAVWIAKAAAMGKNQSEQGLRELLANHVKQGGKNEVVVYCHTGHAAGLVAGVLGARGFNVRNLQYGFDIAWTGTQKAPASIRAPVEDKTAPGDDKALDCG, encoded by the coding sequence TTGAAAAAGCTTTTCGCCATGTTACTCGGGTGCTTATTTTTAGTGCTGGTGACAACTGCCTGGGTTTTGGCCGCTGAGAAATCCGTACGCGTCGTCGTTGATGGGCAAGACTTAGCCGTTTTTCCGCCGCCCATTATATCAGAAAATCGGGTATTTCTCCCGTTAAGGGCGTTAGCCGAAGCCATTGGAGCGGATCTGGAGTGGGATATGGTTAACAGGACAGTTTTTATCAATACGTCAAGCGGCAAAGGAGAACGTTATCTGCAAGGTCTTTTCGGCCAGGTGCCAGGATCACCGGATATAACACGGAACCTCATCAGCGCGGCAGAGCTATTAGATGTACTTGATGACGACCGGGATGGAGACCTGGTTGATTACCGCTCAGGTCATAGCGGCGGTGATAATATCGCTAACGACCCTCTGGTGGTAGATGTACGCGCCAGATGGTTTTACGACTTTGCTCACATCCCTGGTGCAGTTTGGATCGCTAAGGCTGCGGCTATGGGAAAGAATCAAAGTGAACAAGGGTTGCGCGAACTTCTGGCTAATCACGTAAAGCAGGGTGGAAAGAATGAGGTCGTGGTTTATTGCCACACCGGGCATGCGGCGGGCTTGGTGGCGGGAGTTCTTGGGGCAAGGGGCTTTAACGTGAGAAACCTCCAATACGGCTTTGATATCGCTTGGACTGGTACACAGAAAGCTCCTGCATCAATTAGAGCTCCTGTGGAGGATAAAACCGCGCCCGGTGACGATAAAGCACTTGACTGCGGATGA
- a CDS encoding serine hydrolase codes for MKRRRLLSIMMFLIALPFLVAGTGGAWNSPGLDISPAQATGEKDSSFQQVPDYRPLQKQLKDYLAQQPGVYGIYFKDLHSGASFDINGDEPITAASTVKVPVVLYLNHLVAQGKLDWDDRVVYDSKQDYQGGAGILQFSAWDGDSYSLRVLANLSITISDNIAYRMLVRHLGKDNVAQFMRDLGGQTVFPGGENITTARDMGRYMEAVLEFSREHPALGERLLDDMANPIYHVGLPGKLPPEVRVAHKEGDVWGVANDAGIVFAEHPYILVVLSKGETDVDKGFARIAEISRMVYDYQVNLKR; via the coding sequence ATGAAGAGACGTCGTCTGTTAAGCATAATGATGTTCTTAATTGCCCTGCCGTTTTTGGTCGCGGGGACGGGGGGTGCCTGGAACAGTCCGGGTCTGGATATTTCGCCGGCACAGGCGACCGGAGAAAAGGATTCGTCTTTCCAGCAGGTGCCGGATTACCGGCCGCTGCAAAAACAACTGAAAGACTACCTGGCCCAGCAGCCGGGAGTTTACGGAATCTACTTTAAGGACCTGCACTCCGGGGCCAGCTTTGATATCAACGGTGATGAGCCCATAACTGCCGCCAGCACGGTGAAGGTGCCCGTGGTCCTCTACTTGAATCATCTCGTCGCCCAAGGGAAGCTGGACTGGGATGACCGGGTGGTTTATGACAGCAAACAGGACTATCAAGGGGGAGCCGGTATCCTGCAGTTTTCCGCCTGGGATGGCGACAGCTATTCCCTGCGGGTACTGGCCAACCTGTCCATAACCATCAGCGACAACATTGCCTACCGGATGCTGGTGCGCCACCTGGGTAAGGATAACGTGGCCCAATTTATGCGTGACCTGGGCGGGCAAACCGTGTTCCCGGGCGGGGAGAATATCACCACTGCCCGGGACATGGGCCGGTATATGGAGGCGGTGCTGGAATTCAGCCGTGAGCATCCCGCCCTGGGAGAGCGCCTGCTGGATGATATGGCCAACCCCATTTACCATGTGGGTTTGCCCGGTAAACTCCCGCCGGAGGTAAGGGTGGCCCATAAGGAAGGGGATGTCTGGGGTGTGGCCAACGATGCCGGGATTGTTTTTGCCGAACACCCTTACATCCTGGTGGTGCTGTCCAAAGGGGAAACGGATGTGGATAAAGGATTTGCCCGCATCGCGGAGATTTCCCGGATGGTCTATGACTACCAGGTTAATCTGAAGCGGTAA
- a CDS encoding NAD(P)-dependent oxidoreductase, whose product MRLYLVDDGTLTAGALRRELPAALAGWPVTVTVLSMGPGQEGIEPLPGYEKGVKEFYGSPGELAGKLAGADILVVHKAPVTEEVIEGAPRLRLIACARAHPVNVDVRAALSRGIPVVHAPGRAADSTADLTMALLLFLARNMGETCRLVRRLGAGAWQYDCRSRLEGVELAGKILGIIGFGQVGRRVAVRAQAFGMNLLVYSPHVDPVEILAAGGRPVTLEELLSASDFVSLHTRPAPEKIGLIGAPQLALMKNSACLINTARGELVDEDALYRALKEKRIRAAALDVLISEPPPPDHPFFTLPNVVLTPHLGGKTEAAPMRAAKIIIEEIINFLSGKSLRHVITGSEV is encoded by the coding sequence ATGCGACTGTATCTTGTGGATGACGGGACCCTTACCGCGGGGGCTTTGCGCCGGGAATTGCCGGCGGCGCTGGCCGGGTGGCCGGTGACCGTAACGGTGCTGAGCATGGGACCGGGGCAGGAAGGTATTGAACCCCTTCCGGGATATGAAAAAGGAGTCAAAGAGTTTTACGGATCTCCGGGGGAGCTGGCCGGCAAACTGGCCGGGGCCGACATCCTGGTGGTGCACAAAGCGCCCGTGACTGAAGAGGTGATCGAGGGCGCACCCAGGTTGCGCCTGATTGCCTGTGCCCGGGCACACCCGGTGAATGTGGATGTCCGGGCGGCCTTAAGCCGGGGGATCCCCGTGGTGCATGCTCCGGGGCGGGCTGCCGACTCTACCGCCGATTTAACCATGGCCCTTTTGCTTTTTCTGGCCCGCAATATGGGGGAGACATGCCGTCTGGTAAGGCGCCTGGGGGCCGGCGCCTGGCAGTACGACTGCCGCAGCCGGCTGGAGGGAGTAGAACTGGCCGGGAAGATCCTGGGCATTATCGGTTTCGGGCAGGTGGGCCGCCGGGTGGCGGTTCGGGCGCAGGCCTTTGGTATGAACCTCCTCGTATACAGTCCCCATGTGGATCCCGTTGAAATTCTTGCCGCGGGCGGCCGGCCCGTGACTCTGGAAGAACTCCTGTCAGCTTCCGATTTTGTAAGCCTCCATACCCGGCCCGCTCCCGAAAAAATAGGCTTGATTGGCGCACCCCAGCTGGCGTTGATGAAGAACTCGGCCTGCTTGATCAATACCGCCCGGGGTGAACTGGTGGATGAGGATGCCCTTTACCGCGCTTTAAAGGAAAAAAGGATCCGGGCTGCGGCGCTGGATGTTTTAATTTCGGAACCCCCGCCGCCGGATCATCCCTTTTTTACCCTCCCCAACGTCGTCCTGACCCCCCACCTGGGAGGCAAGACGGAAGCTGCACCAATGAGGGCGGCAAAGATAATCATAGAAGAGATCATTAACTTTCTGAGCGGAAAGTCCCTGCGCCATGTTATAACAGGGTCTGAAGTTTGA
- a CDS encoding N-acyl homoserine lactonase family protein, whose product MKVYILDNGYLSCDENQMVAMATVGTASNQTPSHHWIKIPVYCVLIDHPEGKILFDTGCPPEAMNGYWPKGLCEAFPYTFTEEQRIENQLKKIGLTPQDIDIVVLSHMHLDHAGNLRLFKNAQVYVHRKDFELGLLMTHRNPDPDSHGAYIKADLEVPAQFNLVDEDFELVPGVEVVTLPGHTPGVLGLVIHLQKSGTLIFPMDAVYERRNYGPPARLSGIVYDSISFIQSIEKVRKLARKYNGRVMFSHDMEFFINEMKKAPEYYE is encoded by the coding sequence ATGAAAGTTTACATTTTAGATAACGGATACCTCAGCTGTGACGAAAACCAGATGGTGGCTATGGCTACAGTGGGTACGGCAAGCAATCAGACACCTTCTCACCACTGGATCAAGATTCCCGTATATTGTGTTTTAATTGATCATCCCGAGGGCAAGATACTTTTTGATACGGGATGCCCCCCGGAGGCTATGAACGGTTACTGGCCGAAAGGTTTATGTGAAGCCTTCCCTTATACGTTTACCGAAGAACAGCGCATTGAAAACCAGCTCAAGAAAATTGGATTGACTCCTCAGGATATCGACATAGTGGTTTTATCACATATGCACCTGGATCATGCCGGCAACCTGAGGCTTTTCAAAAATGCGCAGGTTTATGTGCACCGTAAAGATTTTGAGCTGGGTCTTTTAATGACGCACCGGAACCCTGATCCTGACAGCCATGGAGCATATATTAAAGCTGACCTTGAAGTACCTGCTCAGTTCAATCTGGTTGATGAAGATTTTGAGCTGGTACCGGGCGTGGAAGTGGTTACCCTTCCCGGTCATACCCCGGGCGTCCTGGGGTTGGTCATACATCTGCAAAAGTCGGGAACGTTAATTTTCCCCATGGACGCAGTATATGAACGCCGTAACTATGGCCCGCCGGCCCGTCTCTCGGGCATCGTATATGACAGCATCAGTTTTATCCAGTCAATTGAAAAAGTACGGAAACTGGCCCGTAAGTACAATGGTCGGGTTATGTTCTCCCACGATATGGAGTTCTTCATCAATGAAATGAAAAAGGCTCCTGAATATTACGAGTAA